A genomic segment from Luteolibacter ambystomatis encodes:
- a CDS encoding RNA polymerase sigma factor, with protein sequence MSDPFSMPSSGDFHTTRWSVVMGACAAAPEERRVQFGAFYRQYWPPLYSYARRRGHNPHDAQDVTQDFFARLLEGDWLSTADPARGRLRTLLLVMMKRFLANQWDRAHAAKRGGGLSPVSLHGEEAEQIYLSAPGAAVLPDESLYDRSWALTLMTAALARLKIEHQQHGKMAEYELLKDCLTAERGEIDYVAVATHLRLLPATARSVVHRFRKRFREIFREEVAATVASPADEEDEMRALLASLGRMG encoded by the coding sequence ATGAGTGATCCGTTTTCGATGCCCTCCTCGGGTGACTTCCATACCACGCGCTGGTCGGTGGTGATGGGCGCGTGTGCGGCGGCACCGGAGGAGCGGCGCGTGCAGTTCGGCGCGTTTTACCGGCAGTATTGGCCGCCGCTCTACAGCTATGCGCGCCGCCGCGGCCATAATCCGCACGACGCCCAGGATGTGACTCAGGATTTTTTCGCACGGCTGCTGGAGGGCGATTGGCTGTCCACGGCGGACCCGGCGCGAGGCCGGCTGCGGACGCTGCTGCTGGTGATGATGAAGCGCTTCCTGGCGAACCAATGGGACCGCGCGCATGCGGCGAAGCGCGGCGGCGGCCTGTCCCCCGTGAGCCTGCATGGCGAGGAGGCGGAGCAGATCTACCTGAGCGCGCCGGGTGCGGCGGTGCTGCCGGATGAATCGCTCTATGACCGGAGCTGGGCGCTCACGCTGATGACGGCGGCGCTGGCGCGGCTGAAGATCGAGCACCAGCAGCACGGGAAGATGGCGGAGTATGAACTGCTGAAGGACTGCCTGACCGCGGAGCGCGGAGAGATCGACTACGTGGCGGTGGCCACACATCTGCGGCTGCTACCGGCGACGGCGCGGAGCGTGGTCCACCGGTTCCGGAAGCGCTTCCGCGAGATCTTCCGCGAGGAGGTGGCGGCCACCGTGGCCTCACCCGCGGATGAGGAGGATGAAATGCGGGCCCTGCTCGCCAGCCTCGGGAGGATGGGGTGA